Proteins from one Triticum aestivum cultivar Chinese Spring chromosome 7A, IWGSC CS RefSeq v2.1, whole genome shotgun sequence genomic window:
- the LOC606341 gene encoding 60S acidic ribosomal protein P1 yields MSSSEVACTLAALILHDDGIPITSEKIATVVKAAGIKVEAYWPALFAKLLEKRSVDDLILSVGSGGGGAPAAAAAAPAAGGAAAAEEKKEEKKEEAKEESDDDMGFSLFD; encoded by the exons ATGTCTTCCAGCGAGGTCGCCTGCACCCTTGCCGCCCTCATCCTCCACGATGACGGGATCCCCATCACT TCCGAGAAGATCGCGACGGTGGTGAAGGCTGCCGGAATCAAGGTTGAGGCCTACTGGCCCGCGCTCTTCGCCAAGCTCCTGGAGAAGAGGAGCGTCGATGACCTCATCCTTTCTGTCGGATCTG gtggagGTGGTgctccagctgctgctgctgctgccccggctgctggtggtgctgctgccgctgaagagaagaaggaagaaaagaaagaagaggccAAGGAAGAGAGCGATGATGACATGGGCTTCAGCTTGTTCGACTAA